The following is a genomic window from Branchiostoma lanceolatum isolate klBraLanc5 chromosome 10, klBraLanc5.hap2, whole genome shotgun sequence.
GTGAGTGAGCCCCAACCAGGCTTTCCATGGCTTAGCACTTTGCTGCAGAGTGAATAACCATCTAAATGTTACGACAAGAAGCTGTACGCTTGGATTTAAGTCACATTGTTTTTGTTCCAAGAACTTTTAATCAATACCTTAAACCTGCCCAAAGTTAGTCCTAGCAAACAAAGACTGCTTTAGATTTTCTTTTCCACGTATGTGAAATCAGCTGCCGTGCCATACTGTACAGGCACTGACAAAAAGGTTTAAGGGCTAGGTTGAAAGCCACCCAGTAATAATCTCTGGCCCCCTCCAGTAGTTAGAGGGCACTAAAAGAAGAATATATGGTATATTATACAAGCACATCTTCTCGATTTTACACAGTTTGAGGCACTCATTGTGTATCAGGTCAATACTACGTGTAAACAAATCATTAATCTCATTTAACATGCGCTAAGTGGAATTTTCCACACTTTTGCTCAATGTTGGGTAGGCCCTGTAGGTACTACTATATAAAGCTTGCATGCTTACTGGCCTAGTTGGCGTACAATTTATCATAAGTTAAGCCACACGACATATTAGTAAGGTAATAAACCTCTTGTTCAACAATCACTTGTTGATTATTATAAGGAAAAACACGCGACTAGCTGTATACATATTGAGACATACGTCAGGAAGGATTCACATTCATTAACACCGTTTGCTAATACTTGAAAAGGGGTACTATTATTTGTACACCGATTATTTGTTTGATTATAGTAAGTTGCATGCAATTACTATAGGTGATATGAGTGAGTGAAATAGATTTCTCTTCCTTCTTTCTGTCAATGGCGACAAAAATCACGAGGAAGCTGGCGCCTTTCTTTTTCACACGGCTTGCATCTGCAAAAGTAAAGGAGGAAAGGTTATTGTAACAAATGAAGCTGAAATGGAAGGATGGAATGGTAAGGATTGTGACATACTTTTGTGGCGTAGACGTGAATTTGGACGGTTGACAGTACGGTTCATATTAGCCACACTGTCCAATGAACACGTATATTTATTGATGCCAGAAAATCACACAAAGAAAAAGCCTCACTTGTGCATTCGGGTTTAATATGTTTtgtatggtaaaaaaaaagttttcttgttcctctgttttgtttcatttgtaCTTTCCACGGGCAGCGAGTTCGACGGCGTAGGCATTTTTCTTAGGTTAAAACTATCGTTCTTAAATTATGGTACTGTATTATCATATTTACGTACTATGGTTTACTCTTTGAGGTCAAGACACGATCATACGAGGTAAGACTTAGCTATACTGGAGAGAATAAAACttcaagaagttttgaaagtgtCACGTACCGGGTAAGAAGCCGGGTAGCCAGCCGCACCCTCAATAATCTCTTGACGGAAGGAGTTGACCACCATAAGACCGTAGATCTGAAACACATTTAATCATATCTCGAGTCGTATACAGTCATATATAGTCGCATATAGTCATATATAGAACCCTTGTAAAACTCTGATGTGTATAACAATCTTAAGCTTATTCTTTTGTTGCTTAAAAGaatgttgttttcttatttttactACTTCTTTCTCGAAGACTtaccaagaaaataatgatCACAACGAGGATGGCGATCGTGATGTAGACAGGAATAAGTCCAATGGCAATGACGGCCTGTGAAAACATTTTGTAGGGTTAACACAACAACATACACAACGACACACGAGATATATGTAGTTAGGGTGTCACTTTGTTCATCTTGATGTTTTCTGATATTGCTTTGAATAATGAACAACGACAAGAACAAGACAGAGCCGGCCAATTTCGGGTACTATCTTCTCTCAACGTCTAGCAAATTGTCAACATTAATTATGTATGAGCTGAAATTACAGTGGCAACAGGTGTTTGTATACACGACCGCTCTGTCGAATCCATTAGACCCCATTAaagatatttggtgtgtgtagCCCttaccaagcagatgttaggaggaaCATTGTACCATTTTCTGGCTGTTCTATTCTTATAATAGGAAGGGACAACAATGCTGTGACGTCACGGTTTCtccccctacatctgcttggggattactgTATGTTGTACTCACCCCTAAGCCTGACCCTGCGGTCAAGCCGATGACAACAAATGTGCCAATACAGATCCACGCCACAAGGGCGATGTCCAGCGCCAGGCAGATGCTTGACCAGATGACCCAAGCCAGGAGCAGGCAAGCGTTGTTCTGTAACATTGTCATACAGTACGATGGGTACAACATCGAAAGTCATGGTCAGTCAAGAGAGCACACGAATTGTGTTTTATAAAAGGCTACCATCTTGTAATCatataccaggatttatctcaatggacttgaatagcaaatctaAGTATAAGtcgacatgtgacaacccctgcatggtatacataggaaaatatattaaagaatgtctagacgttagaaattcatCCAATGATTTTAAAAGCCCATTCTCATTCCATATTATACACTATTGTATTAGGCAGATTATCAATCTCAACCGGCTCAAACAAGTGTTAAACTAACAAAAGACTGACAATGAGGCCAAATAAAAGGAAATATAACTTGTTGGGAACGGCAAACGTTTTCAACCACAAAACACCATTTCTTCTGCACACCCGATAGTGAttatttgataacatgtttaaaaaaaatgtcggTTTACTAACACAAAGTTCGAGACGTCATCATTTTGCCCCTCTCCACtttcaatgacgtcataggaTTACTAACCTTCAAAGCGCCGAAGATGAGCATGATGGAGAACACAATGGAGATGACATAGACAAAGATGTTGCCATATGTATAAGGGTTGACGGCCACTGAAACGTTGAATGATAGAAATTATCCCAATCATGAAAAGTACAAATAAAAAGACTCATATCTACTATACAGAATTTTAttgaaaacaagagtcttaggacccaaaatctccatgaaactttgtttttttattaaaccagttacccccattctatatcgctcaatggtatgaccaaCACTggcgggcaaggggagaagtggctataaatagctactgacctagataagagaccaacagatggtgcgacctcaaagcccacaatagagtagatattcctcattacttatgcaaattcagtatgaatttgcataattagcacttcagtttgtacatctctgtccaacctacctgcatatcaaataacatgaaaatctgtcgctcctttcttcagttattctccttgcaaaatatttacaaacacgccattgcagttccagtgacacataccagggggcccaaaattgaccttgacctttctcctcccagcacctacccacataccaaatatcatttcaatccatccacacgttcttcagttatgctgattttaagcgtccggtgacacatacatacacacacggtgacacaaacatacacacacgcgcacacacacgcaaacacactaacttcgcatgatttgcacttcagtgtgtacatctctgtccaacctacctgcgtaccaaataacatgaaaatctgttgttcctctcttcagttatacccctttagaacatttttacaaataggccattgcagttccagggacacaaaccagggggcccaaaatcgaccttgaccattgtcCTCCCatcgcatacccacataccaaatatcattacaatccatctacacgttctacagctatgctgactttaagcatccgacgacacccatgcaaacgatttacctccttacttatgcaaattcggtctcatttgcatagtttgcacttaagtgtgtacaacttggtctaacctacctgtgtaccaaagaacatgacgatctgtcgatccactcttcagttcttctacattgaagattttaacaaatacgccattgcagttccagtcacacatgccagggggcccaaaatcgaccttgaccttcctcctcctaacacccacccacataccaaaaatcattacaatccatgtacaggttctacagttatggtgactttaagcgtccggtgacacatacatacacacaaacaccaaacgcaagcaaaacagtatctccatgaaaaagccttttttcatggagataataaaaggGTTACAACAATTCATGCAAATTGTAATAATTATTATTTTGACTGGTCTCAAAAACAACGTCTGATTTTGAAGAATGGAAGTGTTCAGAAGGGTAGTTCAGATTAAGGACGCTATCCAAGAAAGGAGAACTTTCATTTTACCTCCTTGGCCAGTAGCCACAATGGACCACACTTGCAGGCCTATCCCTATCACTGACAGGACCTGTGAGGTGGAAATTTTATGCGTTTACATTTAAGATAAGTAATGAGAACATGTTAAAGAGTATGAATCAGCACTTAATAATGCCATATATCATAATGTTAGTAGTGCGATGAGTACAACATTGAAGACTGTAGCTTTGTATTGTGGAGGTTTTTTTCTAGATAAAACATTAATATCAGAGCTCGAGTATATTTTCATGCTCAAACCGTTTATTTTTTGTGTTATCAGATTACTAGTATTATCTTCACTGGTTCTAGTTCATATTGTGCGTTCTGTTGTCCTTCATTCAATCATAATAGAGATAACAGGTGAAAGCTAAGGATCACACAAATTGACAAATACCAAAACGCCAGGGATGTCAAATTGCGTGTGCAAAATTCGTATTCTTTCATGTCTTTATAATCTCTTTTTTTATGCGTGGATTGAACGGGTCTCCATAATCTAGACGTAAACAGAAATATAGAATTTGAATCTACCATATCGATGATCCCAATAGCGATTGACCCTTCGCGGAGTGCGCAGCAGCAGCAGGATTGGAGCCGACAGCAGCACATGATTGGTCTCACAGCGCCCCCTATATATTTCTGAAGAAACAACAACGAGGGGGTAAAGCGTCAAATTTTATGTCTCGAGAATGTTAGGCAACATGTATTAGATACAAAGTCGTACAGCAACAGCGACAGACGATCAAATGTGTTCAGAGGTCTGTAACGTCATAGGGTGTGGCTTAACAATTACTCACGGTTGTGAACATAGTAATAGTGCAATTAAGGTCGGGGCTGTTCATATGCAAATTACAAGGACAGCTATCCAGTTATCAAGAGGTAAAAAAGAGGTAACAAAATGGAATGCCTTTGCAAGCTGCTAATGTGTTACGTTTTTTATCCTATATCAAAATTACGGCATCGTCGTACGCATGGACTTGAGATGGAGCCGATATGTGTGTAACAAAGAAAGCTAAGTAAGGGAGTAACATAAACTACCGACCCCGGTAATCGAACGTAGATCACTGTTACATTTCTCCCCCTTTTCCCTCAGATTCGCCCTCGAAGGTCATGGCCCCATAGGCTTAGCAGTTTATGTTACTCTCTTTCATTGTTACATTGGTGGCAGAAGTGGTCCTGTAGGGTCATGCCCTTTTAGTCTAGTGGTCAGTGCGTGTTTATGTTACTCCCCTCTTTgttatgtgtatatttttgtcACCTGTGTAAGGCTACAATGGACACAATGAATGCGCTGAGGCCTTGGGTGTGGCACTGTGGCATGAAGAACAGATGTTCACACGAACATATGCACGTTTTCTCATTGACACCTTTGGTAGAAATGAAATATAGATACATACTCTTTCACCCCAAAATGAACTTGAACAAGGCTTAATTTTCAATGTGACAGTTGTGagaaggtcccatagcctttttgaggccgcagGGGCAACATTtgggttgtacatgtatcaagggCACGGAactggaaggcggagcccaaccctctccttccaccgccttttgccTCCCTAACCGAAGTCGAGGTACCTATTTACAACTAAGAAGGGTGGGGAAAGTAGTGTAAAGTgtttttcccaaggacacaatgtctagctgGGAAACAACATTGTTGTCGCTGAAAttagaacaaaacattttgtccCACGCCACAGGTGTCTCATAATTGACTTGATCGAGAACAACAAGATAGAGGCGCTAGTACTGCGGATCAAAAACAgatcaaaaacaaaaatattatgCATGATCGTTTGTAACATGCTCTAACTTTGTAGGTAATGACTTAGGGAGATGAATACCTTGGAAAGTAGAAAGGTGTGACTGTCAGTGGAGCTTGACGGTATCTTGACGGAAGGCAACCTGCGACCAAAAGCAAGGACGCCACGAATGCCGTCGAACTAGTAAAATATGCTTGTCACGTCCGCAGCAACACTTGCAGTGACGTAGGCATTTTGTGCGTGTTGTCATGGAAAGTACTAGTATAGCATTTGCCGTGGCGGGGGCAATTTGTGTATGTAAAAAttagggaggggaggggggcattattCGGTAGCAGAGCAGCTTCAATGGTTTTATAGGCGATTATTAGTTTCAAAAATCGCAGTACAAATACAGTATATATTTTAAAGTCTCCTGGATCATACCCATATATGTGCACTCTGCGGTGAGGGTGGGGTGTTTAGAATACAGGAGCCGTCAGAAAAAGAAAGGCCTTATAAACTTTAAAGAATGAGCCCTACCCAGGCTTTCACTGGGAGGCTTTAATAGCTCTTTGCTGCAGTGTAACACTGCTGGCATCCATCTTTAGATGTAAATGACCattaaaatgtaacaaaaaccTGTACGCTAAGATTAAAGTCACGCTGTTGTTGTTCTAAGATAGCCTGTGATCACAGGCGTTAAAATCAATACCTTAATCTTCCCAAAGATGTACAAGAGGATCTCGAAGATCAGTTAATCCCAGTGAACAAAGAGTTCTTTAGATTTTCCTTTATCTACCTTGTACGATTGTGTAGAATCAGCTGCCGTGACATATTGTACAGGCACCGACAAAAAGGCTTTAAGGGCTAGGTTGAAAGCCGCCCAGTAATCTATTCCAACGGCCCCTCCCCTACCTATCCTCAGTGGTTAAAGGGTACTAAAAAGAAGAGGAAGCGAACAAAAGCAGCCTGTATTAGATCCTTATATTGTATCTTATACATTATTCAAGGTACGgcaaaagataacaaaaacaacaaaaataaacgcTACCGATAGCTTAAATTGCGCTCGTGACTACAAATTCCGTCTTATTTCCAAACCTTATTATTGCATAATCTAACTTTCTGTCTTTAAGATTACTTTCATTACTAATCATCTACGTATACAGTAACTTTAGTTCTTCTACTCCTGTATGCCATAAGACATTATAGCGCTAGCGAATGAAACACCAGAATGAAGGTTAGCTGGCCGTGAAATGAAGCATTACACTACAAATTATTTCTCATTTCGTTGATGAGACCCAAATCGTCGTCGAGTCCACTCTGTAGGGTTTTCTCATACCAGCGTCATCTGTAGGAAGAGAGGGGAATATGGTAAGTAGAATTATAGCAACATGATACACAGAAGAGAAAGTCTAAGCCTACTgaacaaaagaaatacaaaataaattatGTCAATACCCATATAGAGCATCCATATTTGTATCTAATTTCCTCATATAATGTTTctgaaaaatatatttacagTCTAAGGTACATTTCTGAGAACAGTATGGGAAAATCAGAAGTATTGTACACCACAGAACTTGCAAGATATTGACAGTACCTCGTACGGAGTTGAGCGCACTTCTGGCGATTCCTTCAGATCTCGGTAGAGGGAGCACACAACAATGATGCCGTACGACTGAAGAACAACAGAGGTCAACAACATTATGTATTATAGTTGCTTGAAAAAATTCGTCTGTGTTGGCAGAAATCATGCTAAAGCAAAGCTgatctgtaatttccaacacaaaagaaTTGGACTTGCTTAAATAAAGTTTCGACGGTCATTTTTGTAATTGCGACTGTCTTTCCTTTACAtactggagtccagccttcataggtagcggactaaagctaagaagactggactccaggctacatttTTACAGTCTAACTATGATTCAACATGTTGTAGTGTTTCTCTTCTTTCATGCACTGTGTCATTCCATGTTTGTAGGCGTGTCTACAGATATAATAAGGGAGTAGACGAGCGTAGGAATAGAATTGTAGACTAGAAAGAGCGGGAGCTAGAATGGAAGATAGGACAAAAGATCATTGAAGAAACGCATATGATTCAAAGATGGGCAggaaaaagagaaaagaaaatgtGAAGTATAGGAGGATGGTACAATAAAttcagaacacacacacacacacacacacacacacacacacacacacacacacacacacacacaaatatatactAAATATGGTTAAAATTACTTGACAGGGTGGGGGTCTTGTCATGAAACGTCCATAAGAATATTTTGATCTTTCGTTGCTTACCAAGACCACCATGATGATACCGGCAACAGCCAACAGAGCTATGGTAAGAAACCGGAGGAGTTCCGCAAGTCCGACCTTTTGTGGGAAAAAGATTCTAGGTCAGTTCGGTAAAATGTGAACATACGTAACGGTATATACACAATGGCTGTGCGTTACGGGAGTTTGTGTGTTCGAGTGTGCCTAAGAATAGCGGTTATAAATGAATCGTCGAGTGAATTAACGATATATTGGTTTTCACACTGAATTTACTAGACGGAACATACACATGATCAATTATATTTATTTATGATTTTCTTGAGAATCGGAAATAAGTTATATGCATGTGTCTAGTATCACACGGTCGCGGTCAGAAAGTCTATTTGAAAGGAAATGAAAACGTCTGATAAATCACATATATAAGAATGGTCAGAAACTGCTTTTGAAAGAAACATTCCAAGTTCTACCTCAGTAGtaatagtccatgggccaagcaggtttttggtaccaaacagagggacaaagggtgacttacttttttgaaaaggttgattcctctactttataattatgcatgataacaatgtcaaatgtccagctttttaggaatcatcacgtgatatggtgacgtcattaaaatggacctcgatttttgggacttaattcagaggactgggacaaaatatcaaacatcaataatcttcggtgaaaatcggttttaggcaaaagataccacaggaatcacgaaatagtatgtttttggttgatattttaactctataagaagctatgagtctttgaagTCTATTTTttggggtaattttgtgtaaaaaatgtattgtttactttccaaaatcaggcatttatttgggctacctatggggtcttgtgtaatactTTATGTtaataggccatatcattttctgcattttgggctttgaaccaacaaaatccgtcaaaaatatcaggagttataaggatTTTAAGAATTACACACAACGGCCATGTTATTAAGAAGGTCTGTCTGTAATTATAccttgtagcaaaggacaaaatgtcgattttttaaaaattttgggtggtggtaaggtcttggtccaattgtagaaaaatgggtaagttttgcgttgactggtggtcaccggttgccatggaaacggtcatttttttcaagatggcgaaTCTCTATCCgcaaaggctcaatctcgtccagAATAACTaacaccatctttggcctacagaaacgccacctaattaacatatattctacatgccTGTTACATATACTTaacatctttatcttgatttGAACAATAAATAGATTAAGTTGCATAATCATatgttttcattgatttctAACATTTACTTTTGACATAAAGGCATTATTCAGGAATTCTTAGCGCTAcaaggaatattcatgaattttcatgaacgttcatgaatattcatgaattttcatgaacgttcatgaagatGAATGTTCAggatattcatgaacattcatgaacgttcatgaattttcatgaattttcatgaacgttcatgaatattcatgaatgttcgggaatgttcatgaaaattcatgaatattcataaaaattcataaatattctgAATATTCATTAATGTTCATGAATAtgctgaatattcatgaacgttcatgaatattcatgaatgttcatgaatatttctgaattttcatgaacgttcatgaaaattcatgaatattcatgaaaattcatagacgttcatgaatattcatgaaaattcatgaaaattcatgaacgttcatgaaaattcatagatattcatgaacgttcatgaatattcagcatattcatgaacattcatgaacgttcatgaatgttcatgaatgttcatgaatgttcatgaacgttcatgaatattcatgaattttcatgaacgttcatgaatattcatgaattttcatgaacgttcatgaatgttcatgaattttcatgaacgttcatgaatgttcatgaattttcatatacgttcatgaatattcatgcattttcatgaacgttcatgaaaattcataaatagtcatgaacgttcatgaacattcctgaatattcatAAAtagtcatgaacgttcatgaacattcctgaatattcatgaacgttcatgaatgttcatgaacgttcatgaaaattcatgaattttcatgaacgttcatgaatattcatgaattttcataaacattcatgaatgttcatgaattttcaggaatgttcatgaacgttcatgaatattcatgaattttcatgaacgttcatgaatgttcatgaattttcatgaacggtcatgaattttcatgaatattcatgaattttcatgaacattcatgaatattcatgaattttcatgaacgttcatgaatgttcatgaattttaatgaacgttcatgaattttcatgaatattcatgaattttcatgaacattcatgaatattcatgaattttcatgaacgttcatgaatgttcatgaattttcatgaacgttcatgaacattcatgaacgttcatgaaagttcatgaattttgcatgaacgttcatgaatattcatgaattttcatgaacgttcatgaatgttcatgaattttcatgaacgttcatgaacattcatgaacgttcatgaattttcatgaatgttcatgaatgttcatgaacgttcatgaatattcatgaattttcatggacgttcatgaacgttcatgaattttcatgaacgttcatgaatattcatgaattttcatgaacgttcatgaatattcatgaattttcatgaacgttcatgaaaattcatgaatattcatgaacgttcatgaaaattcatgaacgttcatgaaggtccatgaaaattcatgaatattcatgaacgttcatgaacattcctgaacattcatgaaaattcatgaacgttcatgaatgttcatgaacgttcatgaaaattcatgaacattcatgaatgttcatgaattttcatgatcgttcatgaatgttcatgaattttcatgaacgttcatgaatgttcatgaattttcatgaacgttcatgaatattcatgaattttcatgaacgttcatgaaaattcatgaatattcatgaacgttcatgaaaattcatgaacgttcatgaaggtccatgaaaattcatgaatattcatgaacgttcatgaacattcctgaacattcatgaaaattcatgaacgttcatgaatgttcatgaacgttcatgaaaattcatgaacattcatgaatgttcatgaattttcatgatcgttcatgaatgttcatgaattttcatgaacgttcatgaattttcatgaatattcatgccttttcatgaaagttcatgaacgttcatgaatgttcatgaatattcatgaacgttcatgaattttcatgaacgttcatgaatattcatgaattttcatgaacgttcatgaatgttcatgaattttcatgaacgttcatgaatattcatgaatgttcgggaatgttcatgaacgttcatgaatattcatgaattttcatgaacgttcctgaaaattcataaatattcatgaatattcatgaatgttcatgaattttcaggaatgttcatgaacattcatgaacgttcatgaaaattcatagatattcatgaacgtttcatagatattcatgaatattcatgaattttcatgaacgttcatgaatattcatgaattttcatgaacgttcatgaatgttcttgaattttcatgaattttcatgaacgttcatgaatgttcatgaattttcatgaacgttcatgaatttccatgaacgttcatgaatattcatgaattttcatgaacgttcatgaatgttcatgaattttcatgaacgttcatgaatattcatgaatgttcgggaatgttcatgaatattcatgaatattcatgaattttcatgaacgttcctgaaaatt
Proteins encoded in this region:
- the LOC136443367 gene encoding uncharacterized protein isoform X2, which gives rise to MCCCRLQSCCCCALREGSIAIGIIDMVLSVIGIGLQVWSIVATGQGVAVNPYTYGNIFVYVISIVFSIMLIFGALKNNACLLLAWVIWSSICLALDIALVAWICIGTFVVIGLTAGSGLGAVIAIGLIPVYITIAILVVIIIFLIYGLMVVNSFRQEIIEGAAGYPASYPMQAV